One genomic region from Planctomycetota bacterium encodes:
- a CDS encoding pyruvate, phosphate dikinase has translation MATSGKKSAAKKSATPSPKAAKTARAAKPGRMIYYFGAKRCDGDGTMKPLLGGKGANLAQMTKIGLPVPPGFTITTAVCIDYYHNHKKFPKGLEEEVHSYVRLLEKECGKKFGDPVHPLLVSVRSGARDSMPGMMDTILNLGLNDRSVEGLAKATGNPRFAYDSYRRFIQMYGDVVMGVQKRHENEHDPFEEVMEQLKHERGVHEDTDLSAEALQELIRRYVKLIHERTKKPFPQDPFEQLMGAVGAVFGSWMNERAILYRRKYKIPDEWGTAVNVQTMVFGNMGDDCATGVAFTRDPATGEDVFYGEYLVNAQGEDVVAGVRTPKPVVAMADDPGFAGTYKQLEQVRERLEKKFGDVQDFEFTVEKKKLYMLQTRHGKRTALAYVKIAHDMVKQKLMSPEHAIQSADPDALSQLLAPIFDRHGYEAAKKAGRVLTTGLPAGPGAATGKLVFSAVRAEELAGKGEKVVLARVETSPEDLRGMIAAEGILTSRGGVSSHAALVARQMGKVCVAGAGALVIDYGKGTLTCGTTTLREGDAISINGSTGEVLAGALATADSELKQVLITRTMKPEDSAVFQYYDFIMRLADKHRKLGLRTNADTPEQVRHAIAFGAEGIGLTRTEHMFFEGDRIDAMREMILADGEPARREALAKLLPYQRDDFEGIFRALEGRPATIRFLDPPLHEFVPHDDKAQADLARKLGLPVETVRQRVHALHEFNPMLGHRGCRLGISYPEISEMQARAVFEAAAKVQKDGIKVKPEIMIPLVGFRKELDHQVEIVHQVAAAVMKETGQKIKYLVGTMIEIPRGALTADEIAESAEFFSFGTNDLTQTCLGMSRDDSATFLPRYTELGIVKANPFASLDATGVGQLMRIAVEKGKKTRPDIKLGICGEHGGDPHSVVFCHHVGLDYVSCSPFRLPVARLAAAQAALGKTY, from the coding sequence ATGGCCACCTCCGGAAAGAAGTCCGCCGCGAAGAAGTCCGCGACCCCTTCCCCCAAGGCTGCCAAGACCGCCCGGGCGGCGAAGCCGGGACGGATGATCTACTACTTCGGGGCGAAGCGCTGCGACGGCGACGGCACGATGAAGCCGCTGCTGGGGGGCAAGGGGGCGAACCTCGCGCAGATGACCAAGATCGGGCTGCCGGTGCCGCCGGGATTCACGATCACCACCGCCGTCTGCATCGACTATTACCACAACCACAAGAAGTTCCCCAAGGGGCTCGAGGAGGAGGTCCACTCCTACGTCCGTCTGCTCGAGAAGGAGTGCGGGAAAAAGTTCGGCGATCCCGTCCATCCGCTGCTGGTGAGCGTCCGCTCCGGCGCCCGCGACAGCATGCCGGGGATGATGGACACGATCCTCAACCTCGGCCTCAACGACCGCTCCGTCGAGGGCCTCGCCAAGGCCACCGGCAACCCGCGCTTCGCCTACGACTCCTACCGCCGCTTCATCCAGATGTACGGCGACGTGGTGATGGGGGTCCAGAAGCGCCACGAGAACGAGCACGATCCGTTCGAGGAGGTGATGGAGCAACTCAAGCACGAGCGCGGCGTCCACGAAGACACCGACCTCTCCGCCGAGGCTCTCCAGGAGTTGATCCGCCGCTACGTCAAGCTGATCCACGAGCGGACGAAGAAGCCGTTTCCGCAGGACCCGTTCGAGCAGCTGATGGGTGCCGTGGGCGCCGTGTTCGGCAGCTGGATGAACGAGCGGGCGATCCTCTACCGCCGCAAGTACAAGATCCCCGACGAGTGGGGCACGGCGGTCAACGTCCAGACGATGGTCTTCGGCAACATGGGCGACGACTGCGCCACCGGCGTGGCCTTCACGCGCGACCCGGCGACCGGCGAGGACGTCTTCTACGGCGAATACCTCGTCAACGCCCAGGGGGAGGACGTCGTCGCCGGGGTGCGCACGCCCAAGCCGGTGGTCGCGATGGCCGACGACCCGGGCTTCGCCGGCACCTACAAGCAGCTCGAGCAGGTCCGGGAGCGGCTCGAGAAGAAGTTCGGCGACGTCCAGGACTTCGAGTTCACCGTCGAGAAGAAGAAGCTCTACATGCTGCAGACGCGGCACGGGAAGCGGACGGCGCTGGCCTACGTGAAGATCGCCCACGACATGGTCAAGCAGAAGCTGATGTCGCCGGAGCACGCGATCCAGTCGGCCGATCCCGATGCCCTGTCACAGCTCCTGGCGCCGATCTTCGACCGGCACGGCTACGAGGCGGCGAAGAAGGCCGGCCGCGTCCTCACCACCGGCCTGCCGGCCGGCCCGGGGGCGGCCACCGGGAAGCTCGTGTTCTCCGCCGTCCGCGCCGAGGAGCTCGCCGGCAAAGGGGAAAAGGTGGTCTTGGCGCGCGTCGAGACGAGCCCCGAGGACCTGCGCGGGATGATCGCCGCCGAGGGGATCCTCACCAGCCGCGGGGGCGTCTCGAGCCACGCGGCCCTCGTCGCCCGGCAGATGGGGAAGGTCTGCGTGGCGGGCGCCGGGGCGCTGGTCATCGACTACGGCAAGGGAACGCTGACCTGCGGAACGACGACGCTCCGCGAGGGGGACGCGATCTCGATCAACGGCAGCACCGGCGAGGTGCTCGCCGGGGCGCTGGCGACCGCCGACAGCGAGCTCAAGCAGGTGCTGATCACGCGGACGATGAAGCCGGAGGACTCGGCCGTCTTCCAGTACTACGACTTCATCATGAGGCTCGCCGACAAGCACCGGAAGCTCGGCCTGCGGACCAACGCCGACACGCCGGAGCAGGTGCGCCACGCGATCGCCTTCGGCGCCGAGGGGATCGGCCTGACGCGGACCGAGCACATGTTCTTCGAGGGGGACCGGATCGACGCGATGCGCGAGATGATCCTCGCCGACGGCGAGCCGGCCCGCCGCGAGGCGCTGGCGAAGCTCCTCCCCTACCAGCGCGACGACTTCGAGGGGATCTTCCGGGCCCTCGAGGGGCGGCCGGCGACGATCCGCTTCCTCGATCCGCCGCTCCACGAATTCGTCCCCCACGACGACAAGGCCCAGGCCGATCTGGCGCGCAAGCTCGGCCTCCCGGTCGAGACGGTCCGCCAGCGCGTCCACGCCCTGCACGAATTCAACCCGATGCTCGGCCACCGCGGCTGCCGCCTCGGGATCAGCTACCCCGAGATCTCCGAGATGCAGGCCCGCGCCGTGTTCGAGGCGGCTGCCAAGGTGCAGAAGGACGGCATCAAGGTGAAGCCGGAGATCATGATCCCGCTGGTCGGCTTCCGGAAGGAGCTCGATCACCAGGTCGAGATCGTCCATCAGGTGGCGGCGGCAGTGATGAAGGAGACGGGTCAGAAGATCAAGTACCTCGTCGGCACGATGATCGAGATCCCGCGCGGCGCGCTGACGGCCGACGAGATCGCCGAGAGTGCCGAGTTTTTCTCGTTCGGCACCAACGACCTGACGCAGACCTGCCTCGGCATGAGCCGCGACGACTCGGCGACGTTCCTTCCCCGCTACACCGAACTGGGGATCGTGAAGGCCAATCCCTTCGCCTCGCTCGACGCCACCGGCGTCGGGCAGCTGATGCGGATCGCCGTCGAGAAGGGGAAGAAGACCCGTCCGGACATCAAGCTGGGGATCTGCGGCGAGCACGGCGGCGATCCCCACTCGGTGGTTTTCTGCCACCACGTCGGGCTCGATTACGTGAGCTGCTCGCCGTTCCGGCTGCCGGTGGCCCGCCTCGCCGCGGCGCAGGCCGCGCTCGGCAAGACGTACTGA
- a CDS encoding DUF1553 domain-containing protein codes for MTDRYRGTVIALVLALGARAVAAGAPDYSATVRPILARSCFPCHGPDGEARQAGLRLDDVGAARRVLASGAVAIVPGDAGASALVTRIEASDPDLMMPPPAGPHPLSAAERQMLRAWVEAGAPAAEPWGLVAPVRPGLPAGGPGWIDRALEARFTAAGLGAAPPADPVTLVRRVHLDLTGIPPTPDEVTAYLADGRPDRWERLVDRLLASPRHAERMATWWLDQVRYADTVGYHGDQDQRAAPYRDWVIKAFLDDLPFDRFTILQLAGDLTEPGPGEHPDDRDLASCYNRLLQTSHEGGVQAREYRAIYQADRVRNLSVVWMAATIGCAQCHDHKFDPFTAHDFHALAAFFADVDDEAHFKDGSNDLPTRRRPERRVVPPFARDEAAAIDGRLAILDRRLPALVLPPWAAPEVAEADETVALRIERERLAARRAALEEGVMVTRALAEPREVRILPRGNWLDDSGAPVAPAVPTRHGRLDPAGRAGRLELARWLVTPVAAGGQGEMTARVIANRVWAICFGTGLCRSPGDFGAQGQPPDHPEILDGVALELLDGGWSLRRLLRTILTSRAYRRSSEPSAAQLAADPDNRLLARQGRWRLPAEHVRDTLLAVSGLLEERLGGETSRPYQPAGHYRLLNFPQREYHADGDWRQWRRGVYVHWQRTFLHPQLAAFDAPSREECTVARPRSSTPRAALVLLNDPSFVEAARRLAEEVLRHAGPTDPERIGWLWCRVLSRPPLPAEVELLAGLVARRREEYRADVPAAAALVAVGESPRDDALPPGEHAAWTAAARVVLNLHETTSRQ; via the coding sequence ATGACCGACAGGTATCGCGGCACAGTCATCGCGCTGGTGCTCGCGCTGGGGGCGCGGGCCGTTGCGGCCGGTGCTCCCGACTACTCGGCCACCGTCCGGCCGATCCTCGCGCGGAGCTGCTTTCCCTGCCACGGCCCCGACGGGGAAGCGCGGCAGGCGGGCCTCCGCCTCGACGACGTCGGCGCGGCGCGGCGCGTGCTGGCCAGTGGCGCGGTCGCGATCGTTCCCGGCGACGCCGGCGCGAGCGCCTTGGTGACGAGGATCGAAGCCAGCGACCCCGACCTGATGATGCCGCCGCCGGCCGGACCGCATCCTTTGTCGGCCGCCGAGCGGCAGATGCTCCGCGCCTGGGTCGAGGCCGGCGCTCCGGCGGCGGAGCCGTGGGGACTGGTGGCCCCGGTCCGCCCGGGACTGCCGGCCGGGGGTCCGGGATGGATCGACCGGGCACTCGAGGCACGATTCACCGCGGCCGGCCTCGGCGCCGCGCCACCGGCCGATCCCGTCACGCTCGTGCGCCGCGTGCACCTCGATCTCACCGGCATCCCGCCGACGCCCGACGAGGTCACCGCGTACCTCGCCGACGGGCGCCCCGACCGCTGGGAGCGGCTCGTCGACCGTCTCCTCGCCAGTCCTCGGCACGCCGAACGGATGGCGACCTGGTGGCTCGACCAGGTCCGCTACGCCGACACCGTCGGCTACCACGGCGACCAGGACCAGCGCGCCGCGCCGTACCGCGACTGGGTCATCAAGGCGTTCCTCGACGATCTGCCCTTCGACCGGTTCACGATCCTCCAGCTGGCCGGCGATCTCACCGAGCCCGGCCCCGGCGAGCACCCCGACGATCGCGACCTCGCGAGCTGTTACAACCGCCTCCTGCAGACGAGTCACGAAGGGGGGGTCCAGGCGCGCGAGTACCGGGCGATCTACCAGGCCGACCGGGTGCGGAACCTGTCGGTGGTGTGGATGGCGGCGACGATCGGCTGCGCCCAGTGCCACGACCATAAGTTCGATCCGTTCACGGCCCACGACTTCCACGCCCTGGCGGCGTTCTTCGCCGACGTCGACGACGAGGCCCACTTCAAGGACGGCTCCAACGACCTGCCGACGCGGCGCCGTCCGGAGCGGCGCGTCGTGCCCCCCTTCGCGCGCGACGAGGCGGCGGCGATCGACGGGCGTCTCGCCATCCTCGACCGCCGGCTGCCGGCACTGGTGCTGCCGCCGTGGGCCGCGCCCGAGGTTGCCGAGGCCGACGAGACGGTGGCCCTGCGGATCGAGCGCGAGCGGCTCGCGGCCAGGCGCGCGGCGCTCGAAGAAGGGGTGATGGTCACCCGCGCCCTGGCCGAGCCGCGCGAGGTGCGGATCCTCCCCCGCGGCAACTGGCTCGACGACTCCGGGGCGCCGGTGGCCCCGGCCGTTCCCACGCGCCACGGCCGGTTGGATCCCGCCGGCCGCGCCGGCCGGCTCGAACTGGCGCGGTGGCTCGTGACTCCCGTCGCGGCCGGGGGGCAGGGGGAGATGACGGCGCGGGTGATCGCCAACCGCGTCTGGGCGATCTGTTTCGGCACCGGGCTGTGCCGCTCGCCCGGCGACTTCGGCGCCCAGGGGCAGCCCCCCGACCACCCCGAGATCCTCGACGGCGTGGCCCTCGAGCTGCTCGACGGCGGCTGGAGCCTGCGCCGGCTCCTCCGCACGATCCTCACCAGCCGTGCCTACCGGCGCTCGAGCGAGCCGTCGGCAGCGCAGCTCGCCGCCGATCCCGACAACCGGCTCCTCGCCCGCCAGGGGCGCTGGCGGCTGCCCGCCGAGCACGTCCGCGACACGCTCCTGGCGGTCAGTGGCCTCCTCGAGGAGCGCCTCGGCGGCGAAACCTCGCGCCCCTACCAGCCGGCCGGCCATTACCGCCTGCTCAACTTCCCGCAGCGCGAGTACCACGCCGACGGCGACTGGCGGCAATGGCGGCGGGGCGTGTACGTCCACTGGCAGCGGACGTTCCTCCACCCGCAGCTGGCCGCCTTCGACGCGCCGTCGCGCGAGGAGTGCACCGTCGCCCGGCCGCGCTCGAGCACGCCGCGCGCGGCGCTGGTGCTCCTCAACGACCCGAGCTTCGTCGAGGCCGCCCGGCGGCTGGCGGAGGAGGTGCTGCGCCACGCCGGGCCGACCGACCCGGAACGGATCGGATGGCTGTGGTGCCGCGTGCTGTCGCGGCCGCCGCTGCCGGCCGAGGTGGAGCTGCTCGCCGGCCTCGTCGCCCGGCGCCGTGAGGAATACCGGGCCGACGTGCCGGCCGCGGCGGCGCTGGTGGCCGTCGGTGAATCCCCGCGCGACGACGCGCTCCCGCCCGGCGAACACGCCGCCTGGACCGCCGCCGCCCGTGTGGTCCTCAACCTCCACGAAACGACGAGCCGCCAGTGA
- a CDS encoding DUF1501 domain-containing protein: protein MTPELLAIHRRTFLRDQGLALGAAALGLLGARPAPAAPGRDPLPGLPHHPPRARAVIFVCLAGGPSHLESFDHKPTLAARDGEPMPESITAGQPIAQLQGQKLVCLGPRAGFRRYGACGAEISDHFPRLGAQADRLAIVRSLVTEQINHDPAHTFMNCGTALSGRPSMGAWVTYGLGSAADDLPGFVVLTSRLGRNPQPIAARQWHSGFLPGACQGVEFGTAGPPVHYAASPPGVGTGHQADVVRTVQALDRIAAGTGTDPEIATRIAQYELAFRMQTAVPALADLADESPETLALYGAEPGRATIGTNCLMARRLVERGVRFVQLYHSDWDHHDRIDAYMAEICPPTDRAVAALVADLARRGLLDETLVVVGGEFGRTPMAQANKGPVGRDHHVKGFSMVLAGGGIRGGVTHGATDDFGYRAVTDVVHVRDLHATMLWLLGIDHARFSVPHEGLDTRLTGVVPATPVVSLFG, encoded by the coding sequence GTGACTCCCGAGCTCCTCGCGATCCACCGCCGCACCTTCCTCCGCGATCAGGGGCTCGCCCTCGGGGCGGCGGCGCTGGGGCTTCTCGGGGCGCGGCCGGCACCGGCGGCCCCGGGGCGCGACCCGCTGCCGGGGCTGCCGCACCACCCGCCCCGCGCCCGGGCGGTGATCTTCGTCTGCCTCGCCGGTGGTCCGAGCCACCTCGAGTCGTTCGACCACAAGCCCACGCTCGCCGCCCGCGACGGCGAACCGATGCCCGAGAGCATCACCGCCGGCCAACCGATCGCGCAGCTCCAGGGGCAGAAGCTCGTCTGCCTCGGGCCGCGCGCGGGTTTCCGGCGCTACGGCGCGTGCGGCGCCGAGATCAGCGACCATTTTCCGCGGCTCGGTGCCCAGGCCGACCGGCTGGCGATCGTGCGCTCGCTGGTCACCGAGCAGATCAACCACGATCCCGCCCACACCTTCATGAACTGCGGCACCGCGCTGTCCGGCCGGCCGAGCATGGGGGCGTGGGTGACCTACGGCCTGGGGAGCGCCGCCGACGACCTGCCCGGATTCGTCGTCCTCACCAGCCGGCTGGGGCGCAATCCCCAGCCGATCGCGGCGCGGCAGTGGCACTCGGGATTCCTCCCCGGCGCCTGCCAGGGGGTGGAGTTCGGCACGGCGGGCCCGCCGGTTCACTACGCGGCCAGCCCGCCGGGAGTCGGCACCGGTCACCAGGCCGACGTGGTCCGCACGGTGCAGGCGCTCGACCGGATCGCCGCCGGCACCGGAACCGACCCCGAGATCGCCACGCGGATCGCGCAGTACGAGCTCGCCTTCCGGATGCAGACCGCCGTGCCGGCCCTCGCCGACCTCGCCGACGAGTCGCCGGAGACGCTGGCCCTCTACGGCGCCGAGCCGGGACGGGCGACGATCGGCACCAACTGCCTGATGGCGCGCCGGTTGGTCGAGCGCGGGGTGCGGTTCGTGCAGCTCTACCATTCCGACTGGGACCACCACGACCGGATCGACGCCTACATGGCCGAGATCTGCCCCCCCACCGACCGCGCCGTCGCCGCGCTGGTGGCCGACCTCGCCCGCCGCGGCCTCCTCGACGAGACGCTCGTCGTCGTCGGCGGCGAGTTCGGCCGGACGCCGATGGCGCAGGCCAACAAGGGGCCGGTCGGGCGCGATCATCACGTGAAGGGGTTCAGCATGGTGCTGGCCGGCGGCGGGATCCGCGGTGGTGTGACCCACGGGGCGACCGACGACTTCGGCTACCGCGCGGTCACCGACGTCGTCCACGTCCGTGACCTGCACGCCACGATGCTGTGGCTGCTGGGCATCGACCATGCCCGGTTCTCCGTGCCCCACGAGGGGCTCGACACCCGGCTCACCGGAGTCGTGCCGGCGACCCCCGTCGTTTCCCTGTTCGGGTGA
- a CDS encoding acyltransferase: MSRSAISYEPSLDGLRAIAVLAVLVYHLLPRWLPGGFTGVDIFFVISGYLITRILLEQFDQGSFRLWSFYYRRVARIVPALTFVGFATLLAARFVYDSKHRGAAGLAFVTSITSLMNVKLCLQGNYFETSPLSQPFLHCWSLSLEEQFYLLYPLVLRQA; encoded by the coding sequence ATGAGCCGCTCCGCGATCAGCTATGAACCGTCGCTCGACGGTCTCCGCGCCATCGCGGTGCTCGCCGTGCTCGTCTACCACCTTCTCCCGCGCTGGCTGCCGGGAGGGTTCACCGGCGTCGACATCTTTTTCGTGATCTCGGGCTACCTGATCACGAGGATCCTCCTCGAGCAATTCGACCAGGGCAGCTTCCGCCTCTGGAGTTTCTATTACCGGCGCGTCGCCCGGATCGTGCCGGCGCTGACGTTCGTCGGCTTCGCGACGCTCCTGGCCGCGCGCTTCGTCTACGACTCCAAGCACCGCGGTGCGGCCGGTCTGGCGTTCGTGACGAGCATCACGTCACTGATGAACGTCAAGCTCTGCCTGCAGGGAAACTATTTCGAGACCAGCCCGCTGTCGCAGCCGTTCCTCCACTGCTGGTCATTGTCGCTCGAAGAGCAGTTCTACCTCCTCTATCCGCTCGTCCTGCGCCAGGCGTAA
- a CDS encoding acyltransferase, with product MGVVLAAACGASLVAGIAATPRLPTPAFYLLPFRAWELLAGGLLGAWVWRGMPGARPGWARGLRWTGTAGLAGSITVIDESTGFPGWVALVPVVATVALIAATALDRDAGTWHWLGRGPMVLVGKLSYSLYLTHWPVCSLVDYAGFAANEWSRLPVKIVLIVIATLVLHAVVEAPARSRLLDARTTRSEATMLVLSLLIAIGVGLTLRTRHAPPGASLAAVASGGLVLNRSGTRGTVALVGDSLANQYLGTLERVCTRLGCRLVVLSVSGRQPIPNRSDPSPELWERSLAALHELRPEAIVFSCFWGLRGRMEREPVASAIATMGTLAPALVVTTDTPFAPGTATREAICAGSRPPYREEPPARQRRERVDGWVMAERSTTVEVIDVGSMVVGPDGVLRVVDDAGRYIYDDRGHFNEHGAALFEGEFEAALRRALGRSGE from the coding sequence GTGGGCGTCGTCCTCGCGGCGGCGTGCGGGGCGAGCCTCGTCGCCGGCATCGCCGCCACGCCGCGGCTGCCGACGCCGGCCTTCTACCTGCTGCCGTTCCGCGCCTGGGAACTGCTCGCCGGTGGACTGCTCGGAGCATGGGTGTGGCGCGGCATGCCGGGGGCCCGTCCCGGGTGGGCGCGGGGGCTGCGCTGGACGGGCACGGCGGGGCTGGCCGGCTCGATCACCGTGATCGACGAGTCGACGGGGTTCCCCGGCTGGGTCGCTCTCGTGCCGGTCGTGGCGACGGTCGCCCTGATCGCTGCGACGGCGCTCGACCGCGACGCCGGCACGTGGCACTGGCTCGGCCGGGGACCGATGGTCCTCGTCGGCAAGCTCTCCTACTCCCTCTACCTGACCCACTGGCCGGTCTGCTCGCTCGTCGACTACGCCGGGTTTGCCGCGAACGAGTGGTCGCGCCTGCCGGTGAAGATCGTCCTCATCGTGATCGCCACGCTGGTCCTCCACGCGGTCGTCGAAGCCCCGGCCCGATCCCGGCTGCTCGACGCGCGGACCACGCGCAGCGAGGCGACGATGCTCGTGCTGTCGCTGCTGATCGCCATCGGCGTCGGGCTCACGCTCCGCACGCGCCACGCCCCACCGGGAGCATCGCTCGCCGCCGTCGCCTCCGGCGGCCTGGTGCTCAACCGCAGCGGCACGCGCGGGACCGTCGCGCTGGTCGGCGACAGCCTGGCCAACCAGTACCTGGGCACGCTCGAGCGCGTCTGCACCAGGCTCGGTTGCCGGCTGGTCGTCCTCAGTGTCTCGGGCCGGCAGCCGATCCCCAACCGCAGTGATCCGTCACCGGAGCTGTGGGAACGGTCGCTCGCGGCCCTCCACGAGCTGCGGCCGGAAGCGATCGTGTTTTCCTGCTTCTGGGGGCTGCGGGGCCGGATGGAGCGCGAGCCGGTGGCGAGCGCCATCGCCACGATGGGCACGCTGGCGCCGGCGCTGGTGGTCACGACCGACACGCCGTTCGCCCCCGGCACGGCGACGCGCGAGGCGATCTGTGCCGGGAGCCGGCCTCCGTATCGCGAGGAGCCTCCGGCCCGGCAGCGGCGCGAGCGCGTCGACGGCTGGGTGATGGCCGAGCGGTCGACCACCGTCGAGGTGATCGACGTCGGCAGCATGGTCGTCGGCCCGGACGGCGTGCTGCGTGTGGTCGACGACGCAGGGCGCTACATCTACGACGACCGCGGTCACTTCAACGAGCACGGTGCCGCGCTGTTCGAAGGCGAGTTCGAGGCGGCGCTGCGCCGGGCGCTCGGGCGGAGCGGCGAGTGA
- a CDS encoding CPBP family intramembrane metalloprotease, giving the protein MTDPIPPAAAPPAPPGRFTAALAIARRDLVEFVRDRRTLFVTLLLPMVTYPIVALASALGLRTVVADIESQAATATLAVAVTGAEALPFAERLRAVAASPPRGGPAAADWPAGFEIEPLPDPVANRALASGAADVAVDAPAGTLAALDGDGTATVTARLSTSRDAEPGAARLWEALVANVAADTLARRARGAGLPRAFLEPLRVTFPDGPAAAPVAPSIGPTLVGSVLVLLAVLTLTGAFYPAIDAIAGEKERGTIETLLMAPCSTLQIVLGKFLAVFAITLATLAANVLSIAATGAAAVRMLPAGMSMEIAHPSAGSLATLVAFVGLAAIAAATCLAVTTASKSGKEAQNTLTPVILLVSALAGTALLPGLRGKAWLAAVPFAGQIVVSRLALVGPEGPGPGLPVPVLVALSLASAGALTALLLQGTALLLADEDILFRGPDAAPHGLARPARRKVPSVAQGAIPVVAGLALVWYLQGLAPGDLRLSIPLHQGIAVILPLVAMLAWQRVDTRTTLGLSSPARGPRGAVTLVGAGLIGAGLFFLSAALLLALGGGDGSPAVRDLTRRLLDLLGNTPWWLSAVLMVLLPAVAEETLYRGWVLAAFAGVSPSRGRAVAAVAAQAAVFALAHLLPERMPATFALGLATGALRVLTGSILPSIVLHAVHNAVPLVLVAMAGGPGGEQLAEIATGGATRLPPAVVAAAALAVAVGAGLVGFAARRGDRGRSAVR; this is encoded by the coding sequence ATGACCGACCCGATCCCGCCGGCCGCCGCCCCGCCCGCCCCCCCGGGGCGCTTCACCGCCGCCCTGGCGATCGCGCGCCGCGACCTGGTGGAGTTCGTCCGCGACCGCCGGACGCTGTTCGTGACGCTGTTGTTGCCGATGGTCACCTACCCGATCGTCGCGCTGGCCAGCGCCCTCGGCCTGCGGACAGTGGTTGCCGACATCGAATCGCAGGCGGCGACCGCGACCCTCGCCGTCGCCGTCACCGGCGCCGAGGCCCTGCCCTTCGCCGAGCGACTCCGCGCCGTGGCAGCGTCGCCCCCGCGCGGCGGCCCGGCGGCGGCCGACTGGCCGGCGGGCTTCGAGATCGAACCGCTCCCCGATCCGGTCGCCAATCGCGCCTTGGCCAGCGGCGCGGCCGACGTGGCCGTCGACGCCCCGGCGGGAACGCTCGCCGCCCTCGACGGCGACGGCACGGCCACCGTGACCGCCCGGCTGTCGACCTCGCGCGACGCCGAACCCGGAGCCGCCCGGCTCTGGGAGGCGCTGGTCGCCAACGTCGCGGCCGACACGCTCGCGCGCCGCGCCCGGGGCGCCGGCTTGCCGCGCGCGTTCCTCGAACCGCTCCGTGTGACGTTCCCCGACGGGCCGGCGGCCGCCCCCGTCGCCCCGAGCATCGGCCCGACGCTGGTCGGATCGGTGCTCGTGCTGCTGGCGGTGCTGACGCTCACCGGGGCGTTCTATCCGGCGATCGACGCGATCGCCGGCGAGAAGGAGCGCGGCACGATCGAGACGTTGCTGATGGCACCCTGCAGCACGCTCCAGATCGTCCTCGGCAAGTTCCTCGCCGTGTTCGCGATCACGCTGGCGACGTTGGCGGCCAACGTCCTCTCGATCGCGGCGACCGGTGCCGCGGCGGTGCGGATGCTGCCGGCGGGGATGAGCATGGAGATCGCCCACCCGTCGGCCGGCAGCCTGGCGACCCTCGTCGCCTTCGTCGGCCTGGCGGCGATCGCCGCGGCGACCTGCCTGGCGGTGACGACCGCCTCGAAGAGCGGCAAGGAGGCACAGAACACGCTCACGCCGGTGATCCTCCTGGTCAGTGCCCTGGCCGGGACGGCGCTGCTGCCGGGGCTGCGCGGCAAGGCCTGGCTGGCGGCGGTGCCGTTTGCCGGGCAGATCGTCGTCTCGCGGTTGGCACTGGTCGGTCCGGAGGGGCCGGGGCCGGGGCTGCCGGTGCCGGTGCTGGTGGCGCTGTCGCTGGCGTCGGCGGGTGCGCTGACGGCGCTGCTCCTCCAGGGCACGGCCCTGCTGCTGGCCGACGAAGACATCCTCTTCCGCGGTCCCGACGCGGCACCGCACGGACTGGCGCGGCCGGCCCGGCGGAAGGTCCCGAGCGTGGCCCAGGGAGCGATTCCGGTGGTCGCGGGGCTGGCGCTGGTGTGGTATCTCCAGGGGCTCGCGCCGGGTGATCTGCGCCTCTCGATCCCGCTGCACCAGGGGATCGCGGTGATCCTGCCGTTGGTGGCGATGCTCGCCTGGCAACGGGTCGACACGCGCACCACCCTCGGGCTCTCCTCCCCCGCACGCGGGCCGCGCGGCGCCGTCACGCTCGTGGGCGCGGGGCTGATCGGCGCCGGGTTGTTCTTCCTGTCGGCGGCGCTGCTTTTGGCTCTCGGCGGCGGCGACGGCTCGCCCGCCGTCCGCGACCTCACGCGCCGGCTGCTCGACCTTCTCGGGAACACGCCCTGGTGGCTTTCCGCGGTGCTGATGGTGCTGCTCCCCGCCGTCGCCGAGGAAACGCTGTACCGCGGCTGGGTGCTCGCCGCGTTCGCCGGCGTGTCCCCGTCGCGTGGCCGGGCGGTGGCGGCGGTGGCGGCGCAGGCGGCGGTGTTCGCGCTGGCCCATCTCCTCCCCGAACGGATGCCGGCGACCTTCGCCCTGGGATTGGCGACCGGCGCGCTGCGGGTGCTGACCGGCAGCATCCTGCCGTCGATCGTCCTCCACGCCGTCCACAATGCCGTGCCGCTGGTGCTCGTCGCCATGGCCGGTGGCCCGGGTGGCGAACAGCTGGCGGAGATCGCCACGGGGGGAGCGACGCGCCTTCCGCCGGCCGTCGTCGCCGCCGCGGCGCTGGCCGTCGCCGTCGGGGCGGGGTTGGTCGGATTCGCGGCGCGTCGTGGGGATCGAGGCCGCTCCGCGGTGCGCTGA